In Phocoena phocoena chromosome 3, mPhoPho1.1, whole genome shotgun sequence, the DNA window GAAAGCTGAGCCAACTGATGAGAAAGTGCTGAAGACCCTGTTTGTgctcctggatccagccatgcctggcCTCCCCTTGCAATGGTGCAAGTCAATAAATTACTTCTTTTCTtattaagccagtttgagttgagCCTTCCATCACATGCGATAGAAGAGCCCTCAATTCAAATCTAGGTCTGCCATGAACTTGGAAATGGTCCTCAAGTGTAGACTTGTAAGATAATGAACTTGTGTTGTCGTGGGGTTTTCTGaggttctttttttgttgttgttttgtgttgttttgttttggcagtGGTTTGTTGTGACAGCTACAGGAACTGAATACCCTCGCTTCTGTGAGCGTCAGAGTCTTCCTCTGGAAAACTGATTAATTAATTCATGGTCTTCCACAGACAAATCTAGGTGCTGGGggtacagcagtgaataaaatatgtaaaaatcccTCCCCTTGGGGAGACAGGGAGAAGGGACATAAGCAAGCTGTTACATAAGtaagcaatttcttttttttttttttttagtaagcaATTTCTGATAGCAATAATTGAAGAAAAGTAAAGGACAGTGAGGCATTAGCAACGGGAGTGGAGCCGGAGAGTTATCTCGGATAGGGGCTCGGGGGAGGTGCCTCtcaggaggtggcatttgagtggGGACCAGAATGGGGTGAGCCCCTTGGGTCTGGAGGAGCAGTGTTACAGGGAAAGGGAACAGCGCGTGCAAAGGCCTGAGGTAGGGACAAGCCGGACCAGCTAGAGACCAGTGTGCCTGGGGCAGAGTGAGGGGACAGAGTCAAGGAAAAAAGCTGGGGAGAGTCTCTCTGCTCAGCTCTCCTGAGTGCTCACTGTGTTTACAGGCCTTGTGGTGACCAGATGGCTCCAGGATCCAGGCCCAGGTCCTCCCAGCTCAGCCACCCCAGAAAAAGTCCCAGGGCTGCATCTCATTGGCCAGCTGGGAGTCATGTGCTGTTCCTGAACCAAGCACTGAGGCCAGGGTGCCTGGAGCACTCCTACTGGCTGGTGGGGTTGCCCAGGGTAGTGAAGATGAGGGCTGGACCAGTGTGGGGAGGCGCAGGCAGGATGAAGCTATGATGTGCAACCTACAGGATGCGGAGAAGGGCCAGCTGAGGGGACAGGGGAGGCATCCAGgctgagccctggtcctgggtgGACCGGGGGATTCCTTGGAGACCACAGACTCCAGAGGACCCCCAGGGTCAGGGGGGCTGACCGGAGGCTCCGTCCTGGATGTGGCAGGCCTGGGACGTCCTTGGGATGTCCCTGAGGAGACGCCCAGCAAGTGGTTGGCTCCCTGGGGCTGGAGCAGAGCAGGGCTGGGCCTGAGATGTGAATTTGAGACTCCTTGGTGACCAGGCAGTAATGGAAGCCATGGCCTGGATGAGATGCCAAGTGAGGAGGAAGcatgaggaaaggagaggagaggtccCTGACCCAGAAGGAGGACGCCTATCCCCAGGGAAGCTGGGGAAGAGGAGCCTTCGGGGTGCTGTGGAGTGAACGCTATGGGGGCGCGGGGTTTGGAAGGCGGGGAGGCCGAGCGTCCACACTGCTGTGAGGTCAGATAAGCAGGACAGCTCAGCCTCTCCAGGCTGTGCCTGTAAAGGTCAAACCAGGGATTCAGGATCCAAGACCAGGCGTGATGGTGACTCGGGGGTGGCAGTGAGGGAAGGTGGTGGGGCAGGGAAGGTGACCCCAGGTGGAGTTGGCCTCAGCCTGATCCGGGGGGGACCCTGGAATGTGAGTTAGCGTCCCACGAGGCAAGCGGACCAGCTCTTGGATCCCCTGGTGGCCACTGGCCACTCCTGCCCCAGATGGGGGGATGAGGCCTCCTGGGCCACATGGCTTGGTCTCTGGTGGGGCAGCTGTGAGCCTCGGCAGATGGGAAGGGGATCTGGTGGCACCAGTGACACCTGCTACACGCTGTCTAGTCCAGGGGACCGCAGAGCTGACCGGAGGCTGCTGGAGCCCATGAGTCCACCTGCACTGCGCATTTCGTGCAGATGCCCTGCCCGGCCGCAAGCTCCATGCCGCAGGGGCCTCAGCACAGCTTGCTCCCCGAGGCCATCCAGCCCCCTAAGGGTCTCAGCCTGCTGACACGCCGGCCCATTTCCTGTGTGCGGTGTCAGTAACAGCTAATGCTGAGGGAGGGGGGCACCTTTGTGAAGCTACTGGTTATGTAACAAATGACCCACAAACTTCGTGGCTTGAAATGGTAACGTTCATTCATTTAGCTGCAAAGCAGGAGTCTCCAGTCAGGAACCCCTGTGTGGCCTGTGCTTCTTCAGGCTACTGCGTGGCCACCGCATCCCCTGGAAGCCAAGTACTGTCACAAAAGCCCCCaagtgcaaggagaggggatgcaGATTCCACCTCTTACCTGCCTCTTTAGGGGGCTGGGAGATTCAAGAAGAGCAAATGGGAACAGAAAGGAAGCCGTGGCTGCTTTTGGAAAACACAGCGCCACTCACTGGTTTATCGATTACCAGCCAAGGGCAGGTGCTGGGAAACGGGAGGCAAGGTGGTCCCTGCCATTGGTAGCTCGAAAAAGGCTTTAGATTCTGTCCGCGTGTGATCTCCCTCAATCAAAATCGGGGTGCCCTGGGTCCCAtttaacagaggaggaaactgaggccgagAGTGAAGTTACCCGCCTGCAACTGTCCTGGGCTGGGAATCTGCTTCCTGCGGAATCCTCCGTCCAGGATGTGCTCCTGCTGGCGGAAAGGGGGACACCCAGGGCACTTGGTGACTCTAACGGGTGTGCCTGGATCCCGGGCGGGCCCCATGGCGGTGGTGAAGGCGCTGTGGCTCTGGATTACAGAGCGCGGGCCCGGGTTCGGATCCCTGCTGGCCCCTTGCTGGTGCTGCGACCTTCACTCCTCTGGGCTTGGTTTCTCCATCTGCCAAATGCGGGCAGTGGATTACCTTCCGTATAGGGCGGCGGTGAGTCAAGACATTGTCAGGTCTCAGACGTGTTAGCTGTTTCAATCGTCACCATCATGACTACCTGCCCAGCTGACCTCTCCCTTTGGCGGTTGGGAAAGCCGAGGTCCAGGGAGGAACTGCTGGGGCGGGGCGCTCGTGGAGGGCAGGCTGAGGGCCAGCCATGCCTCCCAGGTCTCGGGGCTGTGCCTCCAGGGCACCTCGCTGGGTGCCCCAATGCCCTCTGCCCCCATAAAGCTGAGTCCAGGGGCTCCCTGGGGTTTCTGGGCAGTGGTGGGACCCGCTGGGGCTGGCCAGGGTGCGCCCGAGTGGAGAGCGTTTCCAGAGAAGCGTGCTGGGGGCTGGACacgggtacacacacacacacacacacacacacacacacacaccaggtcaGCCTGGGGAACAGTGCTGGGGGCTGGACacgggtacacacacacacacacacacacacacacacacacacacacaccaggtcaGCCTGGGgaacagatttttatttctgctgAGGAGAGGGGCCTGGGCAGGCGGGCGGGAAGGGATCCTTGGCCTACCCCCGAAGGGGGCTTGGGCATCATTCCAGGCGGGAAGCTGGGTGAGGGGGCTCCCTGCACCCCTGGCATGCAGGGACACCCCAGTCCTGGCCCCGGTGAGCCGGACCCCGAGGGCCCCAGGTATCCGGGAGGAGGAAGCGGCGGCCGAGGGAAGGGCTCAGCCCACGGGCTTGACCTTGGCGATGAAGAGGGCGGCCGCCTTCTCCAGGAACTCCTCCCGGGTCATGGGGGCGCTGGGCCGCTGGGCCACCAGCGCGCGGTCCATGGCCAGCGCCAGGCTGTCGGGCCCCAGGCGCGAGCCGGCCTCCAGGTAGCGCGCGGGCGTGGTGTCGTCGCTGGCCTGCAGGGCCCCCTCCAGCGTGTCCAGCACGGCCTGGCCCACGTGGCGGTCAGCCACGGCCAGGCCCGGGTCCTCCAACAGCCGGTAGAGGGCGCCGGCGCGCGCCACGAACTCCAGCAGCACGAAGCAGGTGAGCATCCCCGCGCGGAACACGGCCAGCGGCACGGCCTCGTGGTCCCGGCACTGGATCTTGCGCAACAGCGGCGCCACCACCTCCTCGGGGGCCTCCCCGTCCCGGCAGATGCGCTTCAGCAGCTCGCTGTACGTGCGCCCGTCCAGCCCCGGCTTCTTCTTGCGCCCTCTGGCGCTCAGGCACTCGTAGGCCACGCCGACGTTGTTGTTGAAGGCGGTCCTGCGGGCGGAGGGGCCGTCGGGCCGCGCCagagccccgcccctgccccccggcccctcccccaacGCGCCGGCTcgtccagcctcagggcctttgcaccagcGGCGCCCTGGCCTGGAGCGCCCTCCCCCACATCTCCCCACGGCTTTGAGCCTTTGCTCAATGTTACCTTATGGGGGGGACCCTCCCTGACCCCCTAACCCCTTCCTGTACTTCTCTTTGTGGTGTCCTCACgagttccctccctcccaccagctcaGCCCAGGGGCCTATGTCAGGGAGTTTATTTGTTGGTCACTGTTACGGCCCCAGCGCCCAGAACACTGCCCAGGAGCCCCAGAAACGTCTGCTGACCCCGACGATGGGCATCCGCCCATGGACTCTCCATTCCATCGATGATGTGTGTGTGCCCACGGGGTGCCACCGTGGCAGGACACATCCCTACCTTTTAACCTGGGTTGTCTCTTTTCACCCCTGCAGGCCCAGAGGCAGTAACCCACACTGTGGCTCAAAGCCGCTGCCGCCTGTCTTCGTGGGTAAAGATTTATCCGCAAGCGGCCACGTCAACCCAGACATGCTGCCCTTCTGCTGCAACAGCAGACCCGACGGTCACGTCAGGGACCAGCCACGGCGCTGACATTACTTACCACCTGCCCCATGAGGACCCTGATGTCCCGCCACGAGCCCTGGCCACGCTGGAGCCTCACAAGTGGTTAAGTGAGTGGGCTGGGGTGAGCCTGGGCATCTAGATAACCCGGGTCTCATTCCCATCCTTCTCTCAACAGCTGGCGGCCGGCCGAGGCCCAGTTCCATCTCCACTAAAGCAAAGGGGAAGTGAGGCTCAGGGCAGCGGCCAGGCCAAGGGTCCCACAGAGGAAGGGGCACCCCCAGGGCTCACATTCGCCTTTTCTGGGAGCCCAGCTCCACTCTTATCTGTGGGACCTGTACGGGTCAGCGTGGGTGCGAGCCCGGTCCACGCTGGGCCGGAGCACGGCAGGTgcccagggcagggcccaggaatGGACATGCTCACCCAGTGAGCTCCGTGGGTCAAGGccctttacagaggaggaactgaggcccagaggggtggggggaggacctGGGGTCTTGCCCATCTGGGATTCACTTCTCACTTCTGGGGTCCTTAGGATGTGCTGGTGCTTTAGGGCCAGTGAGATCACTCCGTGAAGCGCTGGGGGTGCCAGACGCAGCGTCACGCTCCCGTCCCCAGGACTGGCACCGTGTTAGCTGCTGCCGTCTCACAGTAACCCCTTGCAGGAGCTTTTGTTATCAACTCCTTTCACCAGGACGAGTGGGTCCGGGGGACCTGGCAGTGATGACGCCCGTGTCAACTCTGTGGCCGCGTGGCAGTTACCCCCACACCTAGATCACGTCGCAGCCTGAGTCAGGAACTGGGAATGGCTCGGCTGGGTGGTCCCGGCTCAGTCTTCAACCAGGACCCTGGCAGGGCTGCTGTCCCCTGAAGGCTCCCTGCGGAGGCCTCTCCCCACGGGGCAGTGTGAGTGTGCTAAGGTCACGGCACTGGCCCCTGGAGCGGGTGACCGGCAGGGTGGCAACGCAGGCAGCTGCCCGAGGGTGTGAatacggggcggggggggtgtgTGGATCTCGGGGGTGTCTTGAAGGCAGGCCGCCACACCCCCACGACAGCATGGCCCACTTCCCGTGGAGGGTCCACTCCCCGCAAGGCTGAGTGAGCAGAGCTCCTGCCAACCCAGCAGCAGCCATGTGAGGCCACTGAGGTCTCGGGTGTGTCCCTGTGGCCTGATGGCTCGTCCTGATGGAGCCTGAGCGTCCACCATCCGCCCAGCTCTGCCTGATGCCTCCCCAAGGAACCTGGTCGACCCACTAGTTGTCTTGAGCTGAATCAATCCCCCCGGAGGCGGCGGCGTGTGCGGACCCCTGAGCACCCTGTGTGCTCAGAGCTGTTCCTGGCTGGCCCAGACCTGCACCGGTTCTAGCCACTGCGCCCTGCTTCCCTCCTCTGGAGAATAAGAGTTCTAGTCCTTGCGTCTCAGGATTCTTGGGAGGACAGAGGGTAGATTTTGTGCTCGGCGTGTGGCAGGGGACCGCGTGCGCCTGTCATTAGCTGTCACCAGCTGCCACTCAGCACTGTCCAGGTTCTGTTTACCATGGGCCTCGCGGGCAGGAAGACGCACAGGGGGGCAGTTACGGTCCAGTGAGATGAGAGCGTCAGGCAAGAAGCCAAAGGAAGGCCACACCCCATCTCGAGGCCGCCCTCCCGGGGGCTCCCAGCCATGAGGGAGCACTCACACCGTCTGCCGTCCTGGGCTCTGGTCCTCAGGCTCTGCCTGTGTCAGCTCCCACATGGAGCAGTTTGCAAAGCACGTGGGCATTTGTTAAAAAAGAACCTATTTACGGGTCCTGTCACAGAGACATGGAGACTTCCAAGGTAGACCGGGGGCTCTCAACGGGGTGActctgcccccaggggacactggTGACTCTAGGGACAGTTATGGTTGCCACCACTGGGTGGGTGGAGACCCAGGAGGCTGCCCAACACTTGCAGGGCCCAGGACGGCCCCGCACAGAGTGACCGCGCTCCCCCTGTGTTAGCAGTGCTGAGGAGTGACTCTGGTTAATTGTTTGGAAAGAAATTGGGTCCTCTCCCTGCTCACACCAGCGGCCTGTGTACATTCCCACTGAGTCAGGCGGTGTGCACCAGGGTGGCCCCCAGTGTCTGTGggtcacctcccctccctcccactcaggTGTGTATTTAAATGTGTGCAGCATCCCAGGACCTCAGAGGTCAGACGGTCACGGGACGTAGTCTCCTGGGGGGTCCGTGGAATCCCATAATCTGGGGGGTCTTGTCTGGGGAGAttctgcccccaggggacactgtGTGATGTCTGCAGACGTCTGTGCTTGTCACAATGGGGAGGGCTCCCGGTATtgagtgggtgggggcagggaggccgcTCCACACCCCACAGAGCCCGGGACACCCCACAGAGGATGCTCGGAGCTGAGGAGACTGGCCCAGACCCTCTGGTGCCTTTGCATGTTTTCTGGGGCCACGGGGACCTGCAGCGGTTGGCACTCTTGCTGTTCCTATTAGCACGTGGTGGCTTAGAAAGCGGCCCTGGGGCACCATGCCGGGTCTGCTGTGTTTGTGCTCTGAGGGCCGTCACCAGTCCTAGCAGCCAGCACGTGTGATTTCGAGACAACAGCAGAGGGGATTTTGGTTGAGTTCTCCCCAAATCTTTCGTGCTGAGGTCGCTCTCAAGAGCAGCCCCGGAattccccagcccacccctcagCATAGGGACGAAGCTGCCCAGCCTCGGGGGGACCCGCCTGGCCTGGCTTCTGCTTCTGACCCGGCAGCCGAGGTTATGGGGCTCTTGACTGGGAACGTATCTCTGAGTTCAGCACCAGCCCCACCTCGGGGAGACCAGGTGTGCCACCAGCACCGGCCACTCACTCTGCTCCTCCTGAGAACAGCTCCAACACCCCTTCAGTATGGTGAATAGTGTCCCCCCAGGTGCACGTCCACCCGGAACCtgtgagtgtgaccttatttggaaatacggTCTTTGAAAGATGTAATTAGTTCAGGGTCTGGAGGTGGGGTGAGGTAGCCTTGAAACCAATGCCAAGTGTCCTTTTGAGAGAGTGACACAGAAGAGAAGCCACGGGAAGACAAGGCAGAGGCTGCGAggatgcggccacaagccaaggatgcTTGGAgcttccagaagctggaagaggcaggaaggaccttCCCCTATAGCCTCCAGAGACGGCACAGCCCTGCTGCCCCTGGACTTCGGactttggcctccagaactgtgggagaataaatttctgttgttttaagtcaccaagtttgtggtaattggtTACAGCAGCCCGAGGACACTCAAATGGCCCCCTTGGTTCTAAATCCAACAGACACTTCTCAGCCCTCATCTCTAGGGCCATTGGACGCAGGGCCGCCGCCAGCCCACAAGGTGCCTTTGTATAAACTAGGCAAAGCTCTGCAAAAAGCCTTCACATAAAGGTCCTCGTCTGTGACGTCTATGGATTGAACGGCTTGTGCAGTGCTTGACTTGCACGACTGCACGTGGTGACCCTGCCGCTGACTCTTCTCCTCCTTGGAAGATGTCCTGGTTCCCTGTCTTCTGGTTCCCTCCTTCATGTCTGTTCTGCCTTCTCACGCTTTCCTGTGGGTTCGCTGAGGCTGTGGCTCCTCAGAATCGGGTCCTGGGCTCTTCTCAGCTCCCCTGAGGCCTTCACAACCAaccccccccggcccccgccaCCAGGTGACAGCCACCCTGCACCGACACACATCTCAGCTGCCGACCCAACTGTCCACCTTCCTGCTTCGAGGTTTTCCCAGCTCCCAACTTAACGGTCCCCAAGTCACTCTGGAAGCTTCCCCCAAACCAGTGACCTCCCATCTCATGGACCACCTGGGGCTGTTCCTGCACAACCCCCTGCAGACCCAGCAGAACCCATGGATGCCCACCAGCCCGCTCCCCGCCAGGTCCCCATCTCAGGGGTGGCCACGGCCGTTTCCTTTTCTGGCTGTCGCTTTGGACAACCCGCTTGCCCTTCCCCTGAGGTGGAGACCGGGTGCTCTGAATGGGATGCCCGTTCGACACACCCCTTCCCGCACCCggctccctcccagcctctctgtgCTCCCCTGCTTGGGGTCCGCACCTTGACTCTCTCGGGAGGGCTGCCCCCAGGCAGGAGGGTGCTGGGGTCAGGCTGAAACGCTCCCTTGCTTGgcttcctcccccttcctgggCTCTCTGGGGACCACCCCCATCCAAGACCCAGCCCACCCACATCCAGCGCCCACCTTGTCTGGTTGATGCTGCGCGTCAAACAGCTCCTCCCCAGCCACCTGACACGGACCATTCCCTCACCCGCTTctaagggggtgggggggcaggcgccatcccctccacccctccatgCTTCAGCCCTGCGAAGGCTCCCGGCCTCCCCCTCTCCCGTGGGTCGCACACTGCAGCCCCACAGCCTTCAGGCCAGTGCAGCCGGTGGCCTCGTGCCTGCAACACCTTTCCCTGTGTGTCAATGCAGGCCCCTTACTGGACGTCTCTCCTGCCCGTGGGGGACCTGGATTGCTCTCTATCTCCACGGCCCAGCCctgtaaatattcattttctgGCTGAATGGATGGGGATGCTACCACGCTGGGAACGAGGCAGCTAGGAGGGACCTGGCTCGGAGGACTGGCTCTGAGATCTTGGCCAAGTCGTGTCTGGGCTCCATGACTTTCAAAAGTGAGGTAGATGCAAGGGGGACCTCAGCACCTGCAAAGAGGCATCACCAAAGCCCAAGTCTGCCAGAGCTACCGGTGCCAGCACTCGGGTGGCCCCGCCGGGGCCCTGCAGCCCGAAGCCATCCGCGCCCCTCCCGCGCCAGGCAGAGCGGACTACAGTTCCCACCACGCCCCGCGCTCGAGAGCCGGCGCCGGGGGCGGGGAGCCGCGCGGAACCCGCTGGGAGTTGAAGTCCGGCCGCGGCCCCTACCCACccaggcccggcccggcccggcccagccCCGCACCTCTGGGAGTGGTGAGCCAGGCGAAGGTGCCACAGCGCGCGGCCCAGGCGCTGCTGCTGCAGCAGGAGCTGGCCCGGGGGCTCCCCGGCGCCGCCGTTTGCAGGAGACCGCAGGTCCATGTTCTCGAAGTAGTGCGCCAAGAAGGCGATGGGCTCCTCGGGTCGCGCCTCCAGCACCTTCAGCAGGGCCGCGCGCAGCATCTCCGTCACTCCGACCTGCCGCAGGAAGTCCTCCTCACTTTCGGCCGTCGCCGCTGCTCGGGACACCCCCGGCCGGCCGCTGCCTGTGAAATTGGCCGCCTGGGCCACAGGCAGCCGCCGCTTCTCCACTGCCGCCATCTTCGCTGAGGGCAGCGGGACCGGAAGGACGTCCATATTTCACAGAGCGCTGGCACCTCGGGGCGGCCATTTTTGTTGAGGGCAGAGGGCGCTCGGATCCTGCGGGGAGACTGGGAAATAACCAGCGCAGGCCCCCCTTTTCCCTAGGTTCTCATTGGCACACACTCTCTCTCCGTTTTCCTCTTTAGGTGTGCTGGTTGGCTTTCCTTGCTTAGGCTCGGAACTTAAATTTTGCCAGACTCCAAAATGGATCCCTAGGAAGGGCTTGGTTTCTGGTATGAAACCGGATTGCTTGTCATCTTGGTAGTGGGCGAGTCCTTCATTAGCATGGTCCCCTAGCAACCGGTctcattggttaccagggaagccctgctgagaGCGGGCGGGATGGTTCCACCCCAACTCCGGGACTAAGCGCCGCTCCCGCCCCCTTTTCTGATTTTCAACTCAGAGCCTTTGTGCTCAGCCTGGTCTTCAGCCTAACCCAATCTCCGTGCGAGTTTGTAGCTCACCTCGTGGGGAAaggccccctctccccaccaggcTGGGTTAGGGGTCTGGTCTGCGCTTCCGCGGCCCCTAGTCCGCTGTACGGGTTCACAGAGCGAGTGGACCACCCACGGTCCCCAGTTCCCCGTCCCAGGCTGTTACCTTTCCTTACCACTAGAGGGAACTTTCTCACACCGCATCCTCTATAGCTCTAAACTCTCCCATAGCTCCTCGGTTCCACAAGGCTGACGACCCTGGCATCTACAAGCCCTTCATCTGCCGGTGTCATTTCCAGCCTCTCCCTCGCCCCTCCCCACGCTTTAGCCTCCAGCCACCCCAAAAGAGATGCAATTTCCCTTATCAAGCCACCTGTCTTCTGTGTCTTTGCCCGTGCTGTCCTCCAACAGATACTTTTCTCCGCttcttttgaggactcctagttacTCATTAAGCAGGGAAAGGCACCAGGAAGAGCACACGCCTCTTACCCCCACCCCTGGCCACGTGGGGCTGGGGTGtcctgtccttccttgtctgtctGGGGAGTCACCTAGAGCAGAGGATGGTTGGAGCTGTGCCGGGGATTCCCCGTGTCCTCAGACCGCGACAGGAACCACCGAGGTCAGACCAGATGCTCTTTATTCTCCAGCTCTGCAccgtgggggtgggtgggg includes these proteins:
- the TPGS1 gene encoding tubulin polyglutamylase complex subunit 1 — translated: MDVLPVPLPSAKMAAVEKRRLPVAQAANFTGSGRPGVSRAAATAESEEDFLRQVGVTEMLRAALLKVLEARPEEPIAFLAHYFENMDLRSPANGGAGEPPGQLLLQQQRLGRALWHLRLAHHSQRTAFNNNVGVAYECLSARGRKKKPGLDGRTYSELLKRICRDGEAPEEVVAPLLRKIQCRDHEAVPLAVFRAGMLTCFVLLEFVARAGALYRLLEDPGLAVADRHVGQAVLDTLEGALQASDDTTPARYLEAGSRLGPDSLALAMDRALVAQRPSAPMTREEFLEKAAALFIAKVKPVG